One genomic region from Bacillus sp. SLBN-46 encodes:
- the remB gene encoding extracellular matrix regulator RemB — protein sequence MYIHIGEDLNIRAKDIISILDKESANQSSLVEEFLEHHQEKVINLSKNPYKSVIITHEKVYLSPIASGTLKKRSNQMNIHEF from the coding sequence ATGTATATTCATATCGGGGAAGATCTTAATATTAGGGCTAAGGATATTATTTCTATTTTAGATAAAGAGAGTGCCAATCAATCGTCACTTGTCGAGGAATTCCTAGAGCACCATCAGGAAAAGGTGATTAATTTGTCTAAAAACCCTTATAAGTCAGTCATTATTACCCATGAAAAAGTATACCTATCCCCGATTGCCTCTGGAACTTTAAAGAAACGTTCAAACCAAATGAATATACATGAATTTTAA